A genomic window from Planococcus rifietoensis includes:
- a CDS encoding aldehyde dehydrogenase family protein, with protein MATHVEGRKMFLAGEWVDGKQWIDVTDPQDGSLVDRVPAATKEDMEACIEAAKSGAQVAARMPVVERMQIIGKAADYIEANAERYARTIAKESSKTIREARKEVGRAVETLRLSAEEARRITGETIPFDQSPGGIGKVGYYRRFPLGIIGAITPFNDPLNLVAHKVGPAIASGNAIIVKPATVTPLSALLLAQAFSHAGLPEKILSVITGRGGEIGDVLVEHPAVRMISFTGGVETGLAITKKAGLKKVGMELGSNSPVIVLQDADLEDAVASSVSGAFWAAGQNCLGVQRVYIEDPVFDLFKERFVEQTESYIVGDKQSELTDMGPLITEKEAQRVEGLVQEALDKGATLETGGERDEAFYSPTVLTGVPDDCALAAEEIFGPVALLYRVTDLDEAIERANAVDYGLQAGIFTKNLDHAHRAIEELEVGGVMINDSSDFRIDAMPFGGVKQSGLGREGVKFAIQEMTDTKVVCFKLG; from the coding sequence ATGGCGACACATGTTGAAGGCCGGAAAATGTTTCTGGCAGGTGAATGGGTAGACGGAAAACAATGGATCGACGTCACCGATCCTCAGGATGGATCTCTTGTCGATCGGGTGCCTGCCGCAACGAAAGAAGATATGGAGGCGTGCATCGAGGCAGCTAAATCAGGCGCACAAGTTGCTGCACGAATGCCGGTCGTTGAACGCATGCAAATTATCGGAAAAGCAGCGGATTATATCGAAGCGAACGCAGAACGTTATGCGCGCACCATCGCCAAAGAAAGCAGCAAAACCATTCGCGAAGCTCGAAAAGAAGTAGGGCGGGCAGTTGAAACTTTGCGCTTGAGCGCAGAAGAAGCGAGGCGCATTACCGGTGAAACGATTCCGTTCGACCAATCGCCCGGCGGAATCGGTAAAGTCGGTTATTACCGGCGCTTTCCACTCGGCATCATCGGGGCGATCACGCCATTTAACGACCCGCTGAACTTAGTAGCTCATAAAGTCGGCCCAGCGATTGCATCGGGCAATGCCATCATCGTCAAGCCGGCGACTGTCACGCCGCTCAGTGCGCTGTTATTGGCGCAAGCTTTTTCACACGCCGGGTTGCCGGAAAAAATCCTGTCTGTTATCACCGGGCGAGGCGGGGAAATCGGCGATGTCTTAGTCGAACATCCGGCTGTCCGGATGATCAGTTTTACCGGAGGCGTCGAGACTGGGCTTGCGATCACTAAAAAAGCGGGCTTGAAAAAAGTGGGCATGGAACTCGGCTCGAATTCGCCGGTCATCGTCCTGCAAGACGCTGATTTGGAAGACGCGGTGGCATCATCTGTCTCCGGTGCATTTTGGGCAGCCGGGCAAAATTGCCTCGGCGTCCAGCGGGTCTATATCGAAGATCCTGTATTCGATCTGTTTAAAGAACGATTCGTCGAACAAACCGAAAGCTATATCGTCGGTGATAAACAATCTGAACTGACGGATATGGGTCCGTTGATTACGGAAAAAGAAGCGCAGCGCGTCGAAGGGCTGGTCCAGGAAGCGTTGGATAAAGGTGCGACGCTTGAAACTGGAGGCGAACGGGATGAGGCTTTCTACTCGCCGACTGTGCTTACGGGTGTGCCAGATGACTGTGCGCTCGCAGCAGAAGAAATCTTCGGCCCAGTCGCATTGCTCTATCGAGTAACTGATTTAGATGAAGCGATTGAACGGGCAAATGCCGTCGACTATGGACTGCAAGCGGGGATCTTTACGAAAAATCTCGACCATGCCCACCGTGCGATCGAAGAACTCGAAGTGGGCGGTGTTATGATCAACGACAGCAGCGATTTCCGGATCGATGCCATGCCGTTCGGCGGCGTTAAGCAATCAGGTCTCGGCAGAGAAGGCGTCAAATTCGCCATACAGGAAATGACCGATACGAAAGTAGTCTGCTTTAAATTGGGCTAA
- a CDS encoding homoserine dehydrogenase, whose translation MTHKLAFIGFGVVGQGLAEILHNKRQSLMEQESFEAKVVAISDFKKGSLYHPDGLDLETVLDAVRKTGSLESYPKTEGLVTGWNSLETIRQSNADTVVEVSYTDVKTGQPAIDHCRAAFQSGKNVVMTNKGPVALAYQELSSLANKHNVSWGFEGTVMSGTPALRMPKLALAGNDITEIRGILNGTTNFMLMRMDEGESYESALKEAQKLGYAEADPTSDVEGLDARYKIVILTQHVMGMPLSVEDVECTGISKMTPELIEQARTEGKRWKLVATAKKENGVVSAKVAAEKVPLDDPLASVSGALNAITYETDLLGPVTLSGAGAGKTETGFSLLIDLLTIAKAREAVRS comes from the coding sequence ATGACACATAAACTAGCATTTATCGGGTTCGGCGTCGTCGGCCAAGGACTTGCTGAAATTCTGCACAATAAACGGCAAAGCCTGATGGAGCAGGAAAGTTTCGAGGCGAAAGTCGTCGCGATATCCGATTTCAAGAAAGGCTCGTTATACCATCCGGACGGGCTCGATCTCGAAACGGTCTTGGACGCTGTACGAAAGACCGGAAGTTTGGAAAGCTATCCGAAAACAGAAGGGCTCGTCACGGGCTGGAACAGCCTGGAGACGATCAGGCAATCGAACGCCGATACGGTGGTGGAAGTGTCCTATACGGACGTGAAAACCGGCCAGCCTGCAATCGACCATTGCCGCGCAGCTTTCCAAAGCGGCAAGAATGTCGTCATGACCAATAAAGGGCCGGTTGCGCTCGCGTACCAGGAACTATCATCTTTGGCAAATAAGCATAACGTCTCTTGGGGCTTTGAAGGTACAGTCATGAGTGGGACGCCTGCCCTGCGGATGCCTAAACTGGCACTTGCCGGAAATGACATCACCGAAATCCGCGGCATCTTGAACGGCACGACCAATTTCATGCTCATGCGAATGGACGAAGGAGAAAGCTATGAATCTGCGCTCAAGGAAGCACAAAAGCTCGGCTATGCTGAAGCGGATCCGACGAGTGATGTCGAAGGCCTCGATGCGCGCTATAAAATCGTCATCCTCACGCAGCATGTCATGGGCATGCCTTTGTCGGTCGAAGACGTCGAATGCACGGGCATTTCAAAAATGACCCCGGAACTGATCGAGCAAGCACGAACGGAAGGGAAGCGCTGGAAGCTAGTCGCCACAGCAAAAAAAGAAAATGGGGTGGTTTCAGCGAAAGTGGCAGCGGAAAAAGTGCCGCTTGATGATCCACTCGCTTCCGTTTCAGGAGCACTCAATGCCATCACTTATGAAACCGACCTATTGGGACCGGTCACCTTGAGTGGCGCAGGAGCCGGCAAAACGGAAACCGGCTTTTCCTTGCTCATCGATTTATTGACCATCGCAAAGGCAAGAGAAGCGGTGCGGTCATGA
- a CDS encoding M24 family metallopeptidase encodes MSFGTAEYQGRIRKTKQQMAEKGIEVLLITDPANMNYLSGYDAWSFYVHQMLIVIEDEDQPLWVGRIMDANGAKITTWLYHDNIIPYPEIYVQSQTHHPMDFVAEILSQIGQDRRSIGVEMENYYFTAKCYERLQKGLPNARFQDATLLVNWVRLVKSDTEIAYMKRAARFSEKAMAAGIEMIAEGVRECDVAARILEVQVRGTKEHGGDYPAIMPLLPTGERTAAPHLTWTDKRYKQGESVTLEIAGCYKRYHSPLARTVFIGTPDAELQHLAEVTTEGINECLAMIKPGIYLEEVCATWTKTIARYGFEKEARIGYPVGLNYPPDWGEHTASIRMGDRTVLEPNMAFHMIPAMWFDDSGFEVSETFRVTESGCETLANMPRGLFTKGHLIGYQGGA; translated from the coding sequence ATGTCGTTTGGAACAGCAGAATATCAGGGGCGTATCAGAAAAACAAAGCAGCAGATGGCGGAAAAAGGCATTGAAGTACTGCTTATCACCGACCCTGCCAATATGAACTATTTATCGGGCTATGATGCTTGGTCGTTTTATGTCCATCAAATGCTCATTGTCATTGAAGATGAAGACCAGCCCTTGTGGGTCGGACGGATCATGGATGCGAACGGAGCCAAAATTACGACTTGGCTGTACCACGATAACATCATCCCGTATCCCGAGATTTACGTGCAATCACAAACGCATCACCCGATGGATTTCGTCGCGGAAATCCTGTCACAGATCGGGCAGGACCGGCGTTCAATCGGCGTCGAAATGGAGAATTATTATTTTACGGCAAAATGCTACGAACGCTTGCAAAAAGGCTTGCCAAATGCCCGTTTCCAAGACGCGACGCTGCTCGTCAATTGGGTCCGGTTGGTGAAGTCGGATACCGAGATTGCCTATATGAAGCGCGCAGCACGCTTTTCGGAAAAAGCGATGGCAGCAGGAATCGAGATGATTGCAGAAGGTGTAAGGGAATGTGACGTGGCGGCAAGGATCCTTGAAGTGCAAGTAAGAGGGACGAAAGAGCATGGTGGGGACTATCCGGCAATCATGCCGCTGTTGCCGACAGGGGAACGCACCGCTGCGCCTCATTTGACTTGGACCGATAAACGCTATAAGCAAGGGGAATCGGTGACGCTGGAGATCGCGGGTTGCTATAAGCGCTATCATTCACCGCTCGCACGCACCGTATTTATCGGGACGCCGGATGCGGAACTGCAGCATCTTGCAGAAGTGACGACAGAAGGCATCAACGAATGTCTTGCGATGATCAAGCCGGGCATTTATTTGGAAGAAGTGTGTGCGACATGGACGAAAACGATCGCCCGCTATGGCTTTGAAAAAGAAGCGCGCATCGGCTATCCCGTAGGCTTGAATTACCCACCGGACTGGGGCGAGCATACCGCAAGCATCCGCATGGGCGACCGCACTGTGCTCGAACCGAATATGGCGTTCCATATGATTCCGGCAATGTGGTTCGATGATTCCGGTTTTGAAGTGAGCGAAACCTTCCGTGTGACGGAATCCGGCTGTGAAACGCTGGCGAATATGCCGAGAGGCTTGTTCACAAAAGGGCATTTAATCGGCTATCAAGGCGGCGCATGA
- a CDS encoding M20 metallopeptidase family protein, with protein MENKDELLTKAEKMSSQLSEWRRTLHQFPELSFQEFETADFIASVLATIDGITVEREIGFETSVIATLGKGEGPVIALRADIDALPIDEANTCNYRSKTPGVMHACGHDAHAAILLGAASILADYFRDKPLGGTVKFIFQPAEEMIDEESMSGSPYLLQAGAYDEAELAIALHMCPWLPVGAVQMHDGISMANVDVFHGTIQGTGGHGAYPELGSDPTWMLGLILQALHGIVPRKVSALEPAVISVGQIHAGTASNIIPHEVQVEGTVRSYSASTRDLLETEIRDAFALAKHLGGDYSFHYQRGEPALINDRHVNEQITKAIQKTDPSIKFTHQAFGMGGEDFAYVTQQLPGAMFFLGCSLDDGIERDLHTPHFDVDERSLPLGAAILANAAIGFFTQTGGQGEQEEQHDT; from the coding sequence ATGGAGAACAAAGATGAACTCCTGACAAAAGCGGAAAAAATGAGCAGCCAACTCAGTGAATGGCGGCGGACGCTGCACCAATTCCCAGAACTGAGCTTCCAGGAATTCGAGACGGCCGACTTTATCGCATCTGTTTTGGCGACTATCGATGGCATTACCGTCGAACGGGAGATCGGCTTTGAGACGAGCGTGATCGCGACGCTCGGAAAAGGCGAGGGCCCGGTAATAGCACTGCGTGCGGATATCGACGCTTTGCCCATCGACGAAGCGAATACATGTAATTACCGGTCGAAAACCCCTGGGGTCATGCACGCCTGTGGACACGATGCGCATGCCGCCATCCTGCTCGGCGCCGCTTCGATTCTTGCGGACTACTTCCGGGACAAGCCATTGGGCGGAACGGTCAAGTTCATTTTCCAGCCGGCAGAAGAGATGATTGACGAAGAGTCCATGTCAGGCTCACCATATCTGTTGCAAGCGGGCGCTTACGACGAAGCGGAGCTGGCGATTGCGCTTCACATGTGCCCATGGCTACCAGTCGGTGCAGTTCAAATGCATGACGGCATCAGCATGGCGAACGTCGATGTCTTTCACGGGACGATCCAGGGAACCGGCGGGCATGGTGCCTATCCGGAACTCGGCAGCGACCCGACTTGGATGCTCGGCCTCATTTTGCAGGCGCTGCATGGCATCGTGCCGCGGAAAGTATCCGCACTCGAACCCGCGGTCATCAGTGTCGGGCAAATCCATGCAGGAACTGCCAGCAATATCATCCCGCACGAAGTTCAAGTGGAAGGCACTGTGCGAAGCTATTCAGCCAGCACGCGTGATCTGCTCGAAACGGAAATCCGCGATGCATTCGCACTCGCGAAACATCTGGGCGGCGATTATTCCTTCCATTACCAGCGGGGAGAGCCAGCGTTAATCAATGATCGGCATGTGAATGAACAGATCACAAAAGCCATCCAAAAAACGGACCCATCTATAAAGTTCACTCATCAGGCATTTGGCATGGGAGGCGAAGACTTCGCTTATGTCACGCAGCAGCTACCGGGTGCGATGTTTTTCCTCGGCTGTTCGCTAGATGACGGAATCGAGCGGGATTTGCATACGCCGCATTTTGATGTCGATGAGCGCAGCCTGCCGCTTGGAGCTGCCATATTAGCCAATGCGGCAATCGGCTTTTTCACTCAAACAGGTGGGCAAGGAGAACAGGAGGAGCAGCATGACACATAA
- the ilvD gene encoding dihydroxy-acid dehydratase: protein MKKDLRIKSKVFSEGPMKAPNRAMLRAVGVTDEGFEQPMVGIASTWSEVTPCNIHIDELARAAKKGAQEAGAVPFIFNTITVSDGISMGTEGMKYSLSSRDVIADSIETVVGAESLDGLVAIGGCDKNIPGCLIAIANSEVPAVFVYGGTIAAGRYNSQDIDIVSVFEGVGQHNNGTIDDAALRKIECSACPGAGSCGGMYTANTMASAAEAMGMSLPGSSSNPAVSEYKEADCEAAGAAVHHLLELGIYPKDIMTKEAFENAITVVMALGGSTNAILHLLAIAHAAEVDLTIDDFNRLQKTVPHIADLKPSGKYVMQDLHRVGGVQAVMKMLLEAGYLHGDCMTVTGKTVAENLQEAPSLTEGQDVIMPFDNPKRKDGPLIVLKGNLSPTGAVAKVSGVKVNRHTGPARVFDNEKEATAAVMANEINDGDVLVIRYVGPKGGPGMPEMLSISAILVGKGMGESVALLTDGRFSGGTHGLVVGHISPEAQSGGPIALLHEGDMVTIDSDLQEISMDVSDEELEKRRSEWVAPPLHRKGVLGKYAHNVSCSSKGAVTDYLNR, encoded by the coding sequence ATGAAGAAGGATTTGCGCATCAAGAGTAAGGTTTTCAGCGAAGGGCCGATGAAAGCCCCGAACCGGGCAATGCTGCGGGCGGTTGGAGTGACAGATGAAGGCTTTGAGCAGCCGATGGTCGGCATCGCCAGCACGTGGAGTGAAGTCACGCCGTGTAATATACATATTGACGAACTGGCTAGAGCGGCGAAAAAAGGCGCTCAAGAGGCCGGGGCAGTTCCGTTCATCTTCAACACGATCACCGTTTCCGACGGGATTTCGATGGGAACCGAAGGCATGAAATATTCGCTATCGAGCCGCGACGTTATCGCGGATTCCATTGAAACGGTCGTCGGTGCAGAAAGCTTGGACGGGCTTGTCGCAATCGGTGGCTGTGATAAAAACATCCCTGGTTGTTTGATTGCCATCGCCAACTCCGAAGTGCCTGCAGTATTCGTTTATGGCGGCACCATTGCAGCTGGGCGCTATAATAGCCAGGATATCGACATCGTTTCTGTCTTTGAAGGTGTTGGCCAGCATAATAACGGCACCATCGATGATGCGGCGCTGCGCAAAATCGAATGCAGTGCATGCCCTGGCGCGGGTTCATGCGGCGGCATGTATACGGCGAACACGATGGCATCGGCAGCTGAAGCGATGGGCATGAGTTTGCCGGGAAGTTCTTCGAATCCGGCAGTGTCTGAGTACAAGGAAGCGGACTGTGAAGCGGCAGGTGCTGCAGTGCATCATCTTCTGGAGCTTGGCATCTACCCGAAAGACATCATGACCAAAGAAGCGTTCGAAAACGCCATCACGGTCGTTATGGCGCTCGGCGGATCTACCAATGCCATCCTTCACTTGCTTGCGATCGCACACGCTGCGGAAGTGGATTTGACAATTGACGATTTCAATCGCCTCCAAAAAACGGTTCCGCATATCGCGGACCTGAAACCGAGCGGCAAATACGTCATGCAGGATCTTCACCGCGTAGGCGGCGTACAGGCAGTTATGAAAATGCTATTGGAAGCGGGTTATTTGCACGGCGATTGCATGACCGTCACCGGTAAAACCGTGGCAGAGAATTTGCAGGAAGCACCGAGCCTGACAGAAGGGCAGGACGTCATCATGCCGTTCGATAATCCGAAACGAAAAGACGGCCCGTTGATCGTCCTAAAAGGCAATCTGTCCCCAACAGGTGCCGTCGCCAAAGTGTCCGGCGTCAAAGTCAACCGCCACACAGGCCCAGCGCGCGTCTTCGATAATGAAAAAGAAGCGACTGCAGCGGTCATGGCGAACGAAATCAACGATGGCGATGTATTGGTCATCCGTTACGTCGGGCCAAAAGGCGGTCCGGGAATGCCGGAGATGCTGTCGATTTCAGCGATCCTCGTCGGAAAAGGCATGGGCGAATCGGTTGCGCTCCTCACCGATGGACGGTTCTCGGGCGGGACGCACGGACTGGTCGTCGGCCACATCTCACCGGAAGCGCAGTCGGGCGGCCCGATTGCCTTGCTCCACGAAGGTGATATGGTGACGATCGATTCGGACTTGCAGGAAATCTCCATGGACGTTTCCGATGAAGAACTTGAAAAGCGCAGAAGTGAATGGGTCGCACCGCCGCTTCACCGCAAAGGCGTTCTCGGAAAATACGCCCATAATGTTTCCTGTTCTTCCAAAGGGGCCGTTACGGATTATTTAAACCGATAA
- a CDS encoding PucR family transcriptional regulator, whose amino-acid sequence MQLTVQDVLDYELLEGAVVRTAKEYAQTRPVHWVSVMEMPVENFVRRNELVLTTAMGCKNDVEIFRGFVKDIIDSGAAALMIAMGRHVYEIPKEIAQLAEEHSFLLVELPWELRFSTVIEEVMIDLNDLHRQERQRSEQVQQDLLKLILADAELEKIAAYIRRELDSALLITDAHGAVQAASGFSRAKLEEWERQVSEGLFPIRQAVPKGNRDPMIQKFRSGELGGRKLVQIPVLQVSEEAQGYLFIELPENACDGRLDVFSVHVLEHAATTISLWRSRQNAVEETKAALRMDFVRELANGEFVTKEQAASRARALGYDLELPYIGLAGSPENLRELFGRRKPDHSSYTEWSKSMIAYIEEEIHYAAYAMKRTVMTGYVDGYLIIFLEKPPESGQENQINFLDLIERRMGNLLPEVLLSWGIGDHAQDFAGFSSSFQHAKAALEIGRMKKGPGHRMDYRDTRADRLLLQLAKTEGMKDIIQSTIQPLVDYDQQRQMDLIGTFSAYNHYQGNVSQTARALNLHRQSLLYRLRKIESLTGLSLVDPDDLFLLELCVRTHRIRATEPNDA is encoded by the coding sequence TTTTGGATTACGAATTACTGGAAGGAGCGGTCGTCCGCACCGCCAAAGAATATGCACAAACGCGGCCTGTGCACTGGGTGTCTGTCATGGAAATGCCTGTTGAGAATTTCGTGCGCCGCAATGAGCTGGTGTTGACGACTGCGATGGGATGCAAAAATGATGTGGAAATCTTTCGAGGATTCGTCAAGGACATCATCGATTCCGGGGCAGCCGCACTGATGATCGCGATGGGGCGGCATGTCTACGAAATTCCGAAAGAGATTGCCCAACTGGCTGAAGAGCATTCATTTTTGCTCGTTGAACTGCCGTGGGAGCTGCGCTTTTCAACGGTCATCGAAGAAGTGATGATCGATTTAAACGATCTGCATCGTCAGGAACGGCAGCGTTCAGAGCAAGTGCAGCAGGATTTATTGAAGCTGATCTTGGCAGATGCAGAATTGGAGAAAATCGCTGCCTATATCCGTCGTGAGCTTGACAGTGCATTGCTTATTACGGATGCTCACGGGGCGGTGCAAGCAGCCTCCGGTTTTTCACGTGCCAAACTGGAAGAATGGGAACGGCAGGTCAGCGAAGGGCTTTTCCCGATTCGCCAAGCAGTCCCGAAAGGAAACCGCGACCCAATGATCCAGAAATTCCGCAGCGGCGAATTGGGCGGCCGAAAGCTCGTCCAAATCCCGGTGCTCCAAGTATCAGAAGAAGCTCAGGGCTATCTATTCATTGAACTGCCGGAAAATGCATGCGATGGGCGTCTCGATGTTTTTTCGGTTCACGTGCTGGAACATGCGGCAACGACCATTTCCTTATGGCGCTCAAGGCAAAATGCAGTCGAAGAGACAAAAGCGGCGCTGCGCATGGATTTCGTCCGTGAACTTGCTAACGGGGAATTCGTAACGAAAGAGCAGGCGGCTTCCCGCGCCCGCGCACTCGGCTATGACCTGGAGCTCCCGTATATTGGCCTGGCGGGCAGCCCGGAAAATTTACGTGAATTATTTGGGCGGCGAAAGCCGGATCATAGTTCGTATACCGAGTGGTCGAAAAGCATGATTGCTTATATTGAAGAAGAAATCCATTACGCGGCCTATGCCATGAAACGCACCGTGATGACGGGTTATGTAGACGGATATTTGATCATTTTCCTGGAAAAGCCGCCCGAAAGCGGACAGGAAAACCAGATCAATTTCCTGGATTTAATTGAACGGCGGATGGGAAATTTATTGCCGGAAGTCCTGCTTTCCTGGGGCATAGGCGATCACGCGCAAGACTTCGCCGGCTTCAGCAGCAGTTTTCAGCATGCGAAAGCGGCGCTTGAAATCGGGCGCATGAAAAAAGGGCCAGGGCACCGGATGGATTACCGCGATACCCGGGCAGACCGGCTGCTATTGCAATTGGCCAAAACCGAAGGGATGAAAGATATCATCCAGTCGACGATTCAGCCGCTCGTCGATTATGACCAACAGCGGCAAATGGATCTGATTGGCACTTTTTCGGCGTACAACCATTATCAAGGCAATGTCAGCCAAACGGCGCGCGCCTTGAACCTGCATCGCCAATCCCTGCTGTACCGCTTGCGCAAAATCGAATCATTGACCGGCTTATCGCTTGTCGACCCGGACGATTTGTTTCTATTGGAATTATGCGTCCGCACCCATCGCATCCGTGCCACTGAACCAAATGACGCTTGA
- a CDS encoding cystathionine gamma-synthase family protein, protein MTNKKIHQSTQAVWGGEKDYLAHGASQVPVVLSVAYTYDDMDEWYDVAIGKKKGHIYGRNTNPTVQAFEDKVKLLEGAEAATSFSTGMAAISNTLATFLVPGDRIVSIKDTYGGTNKIFTEFLPRQQIDVALVDTGNHEAIEAELKKGCKILYLETPTNPTVKITDIARMAKAGHEVGALVIIDNTFGTPINQNPLEDGVDLVLHSATKFLGGHADALGGVLVGSHELVEQVYHYREINGATMDPMAAYLLLRGMKTLHLRIREQSKNAMALAKFLQTKDIVEDVFYPGLETHPNHDIAKRQMKGFGGMLSFSVKGGVDTVRDLLPKLQYANRAANLGAVETTVGPARTTSHVECTPEERAAMGIPEGLIRVSCGIEEIEDIINDFEQAFQHVETVMNV, encoded by the coding sequence ATGACAAACAAAAAAATCCATCAATCCACACAAGCAGTCTGGGGCGGAGAAAAAGATTATTTGGCACACGGGGCATCACAAGTACCGGTCGTCTTGAGCGTCGCTTATACGTATGACGATATGGATGAATGGTACGACGTCGCAATCGGCAAGAAGAAAGGGCATATTTACGGGCGCAATACGAACCCGACCGTTCAGGCTTTCGAAGACAAAGTGAAATTGCTCGAAGGCGCGGAAGCAGCGACGAGCTTCTCGACCGGAATGGCCGCCATCAGCAATACGCTTGCGACTTTCCTCGTGCCTGGCGACCGCATCGTCTCGATCAAGGATACTTACGGCGGCACGAATAAAATTTTCACGGAATTCCTGCCACGCCAGCAAATCGATGTTGCACTCGTCGATACTGGTAATCATGAGGCAATTGAAGCGGAACTCAAAAAGGGCTGCAAGATCCTCTATTTGGAAACGCCGACCAACCCGACTGTCAAAATCACGGACATTGCACGCATGGCAAAAGCAGGTCACGAAGTAGGGGCGCTGGTCATTATCGACAACACATTCGGCACACCGATTAACCAGAATCCGCTTGAAGATGGCGTCGATCTTGTTCTCCACAGCGCTACTAAATTCCTAGGGGGACACGCGGATGCCCTCGGCGGTGTACTGGTCGGGTCGCATGAACTGGTCGAACAGGTTTATCATTACCGCGAAATCAACGGCGCGACGATGGACCCGATGGCCGCTTACCTGCTACTGCGCGGCATGAAGACTTTGCATTTGCGCATCCGCGAACAAAGCAAGAACGCCATGGCGCTCGCTAAGTTTCTGCAGACAAAAGACATCGTCGAAGACGTCTTTTATCCAGGGCTCGAAACGCATCCGAACCACGATATCGCCAAACGCCAAATGAAAGGCTTCGGCGGCATGCTGAGCTTTTCTGTAAAAGGCGGCGTCGACACGGTGCGTGATTTGCTGCCGAAACTCCAATATGCAAACCGTGCCGCAAATCTCGGGGCGGTCGAGACGACTGTCGGACCGGCGCGTACGACAAGCCACGTAGAATGCACCCCTGAAGAACGCGCCGCGATGGGCATCCCAGAAGGCTTGATCCGTGTTTCTTGCGGCATTGAGGAGATCGAAGACATCATCAACGATTTTGAGCAGGCATTCCAGCACGTCGAAACGGTGATGAACGTCTAA